The following are encoded together in the Oncorhynchus masou masou isolate Uvic2021 chromosome 5, UVic_Omas_1.1, whole genome shotgun sequence genome:
- the LOC135540272 gene encoding cytokine-inducible SH2-containing protein-like — protein sequence MILCVQGPRPLLSGSPTEGPVGMRTGSISSPHCLHSTPPQWDPTNDLRTIAKNFFYLDTSGWYWGAITAGQAHAALQAASEGAFLIRDSSHPLYMLTLSVRTARGPTSIRIQYSGARFLLDSSSPARPSLLSFPDVPSMVQYYVGPTRKVQKGKMEETHGAQPAQRTVQESTVVLKLKQALHKPQAFPSLQHLTRLAINRSTGCPDQLPLPRPLVRYLQDYPFHV from the exons ATGATTCTTTGTGTTCAAGG CCCCAGACCACTGCTGTCTGGCAGCCCCACAGAGGGCCCTGTGGGCATGCGGACAGGGAGCATCTCCTCACCTCACTGCCTTCACAGCACCCCTCCACAGTGGGACCCCACGAATGACCTACGCACCATCGCCAAAAACTTCTTCTACCTTGATACCTCAG GCTGGTACTGGGGAGCCATCACAGCAGGTCAGGCCCATGCAGCTCTCCAGGCAGCGTCAGAGGGGGCCTTTCTGATTCGAGACAGCAGCCATCCCCTGTACATGCTGACCCTGTCTGTTAGGACTGCCCGTGGCCCCACCAGTATACGCATCCAATACAGTGGAGCCCGGTTTCTGCTAGACTCCAGCTCACCAGCCCGACCCAGCCTTTTGTCCTTTCCTGACGTGCCTAGCATGGTGCAGTACTATGTAGGACCAACAAGGAAGGTGCAGAAGGGCAAGATGGAGGAGACACATGGCGCACAGCCTGCCCAGAGGACAGTTCAGGAGAGCACAGTAGTGCTGAAGCTCAAGCAGGCCCTGCACAAGCCCCAGGCCTTCCCCTCCCTCCAGCACCTCACACGCCTCGCCATCAACCGCAGCACAGGCTGTCCGGACCAGCTGCCACTGCCACGCCCACTGGTGCGCTACCTGCAGGACTACCCTTTCCATGTATGA